CAGCATTGAAACCCGGGCTGTGCGAGATGGTGATTATTACATCGTCAATGGTTCAAAAATGTTCATTACCAGCGGCACCCGGGCCGATATCATCACAACCGCTGTACGCACCGGCGGTCCCGGTCATGCCGGTGTTTCCATGCTGGTGATTGAATCCGATTCGCCCGGATTTCATGTTTCCAAAAAACTTAAAAAAATGGGCTGGCGTTGTTCTGATACCGCTGAACTTTCTTTTCAGGATTGCCGTGTTCCTGTGGCCAATCTGCTGGGCAACGAAGGCGATGGATTTCTGGCCATCATGCAGAATTTTGAGCAGGAACGTCTGTCACTGGCCGTGATGGCATATTCTTCCGCCTTGCTGGCATGGGAGGAATCTCTCAATTATGCCAAACAGCGTGTTGTTTTTGGCAAACCTCTGATCACCAAACAGGTGATACGTCATAAACTGGCACAAATGCTGACCAAAGTTGAAATTGCCCGGGATTATGTCTATTCTGTCGCGGCCAGAATGAAGGCCGGACAAAAATGTATCCGTGAAATCTCGATGGCCAAAAACTTCGCGGTTGAAGTCTGCGATTATGTGGCCAATGAAGCGGTACAGATTCACGGCGGCATGGGATATATGCGTGAATGTGTGGTGGAACGTATCTACCGGGACAGCCGAATTCTGGGTATTGGTGGTGGAACCAATGAAATCATGAATGAAATTATCTGTAAAACATCCGGTATTGGTTAATCTTCACTGAAAGGAAACACATGATCAACACAGTCTATAAGCAGGATCTGTTCAAGGGAAAAGTCGCTCTGGTCACTGGTGGCGGAACCGGCATTGGCCTCAGAACAGCACGTGAATTGGCACAACTGGGCGCGACGGTCATGCTTGCCAGCCGGAAACAGGAAAAGCTGGAAACAGCGGTGGAATTGATCAGGAACGAAGGTGGAACCGCTTACTCCGTTGCCTGCAATGTCCGGGACGAAGAAAGTGTCAAAAACTGTATCCGGGAAACGATCAAACAGGCAGGAACCATTGATTTTCTGATCAATAATGCTGGCGGACAATTTCCCTCTCCGGCGGAAATGATCAACCGCAAAGGCTGGAATGCCGTCATTGAAACCAATCTGACCGGCCCGTTTTTCATGTCACAGGAAGTTTTCAATCAGGTGTTTCGAGAGAAAGGCGGAGCGATAGTCAATGTGATTGCCAACATGTGGAATGGTTTTCCGGTGATGTCCCATACCGGTGCCGCACGTGCCGGTGTGGATAATCTCACCAAAAGTCTGGCTATCGAATGGGGAAGGTACGGAGTGAGAGTCAATGCGGTCGCGCCGGGAGTGATTCACACCAGCGGTCTGGATAATTATGGCACGTTCAAATCGTTTGTGCTGGAAACAGGAAAAAACAATCA
This window of the SAR324 cluster bacterium genome carries:
- a CDS encoding SDR family oxidoreductase, with translation MINTVYKQDLFKGKVALVTGGGTGIGLRTARELAQLGATVMLASRKQEKLETAVELIRNEGGTAYSVACNVRDEESVKNCIRETIKQAGTIDFLINNAGGQFPSPAEMINRKGWNAVIETNLTGPFFMSQEVFNQVFREKGGAIVNVIANMWNGFPVMSHTGAARAGVDNLTKSLAIEWGRYGVRVNAVAPGVIHTSGLDNYGTFKSFVLETGKNNQTNRLGSEEEVASAILFLLSPGASFITGETLKVDGAESIYSSFYPPVEHQKLPPFKDE
- a CDS encoding acyl-CoA dehydrogenase family protein, which encodes MEENFTESHRLLRQMLRNFVQREIMPHINEWEEAELFPRELYKKAAECGLLSIGFEEKYGGVESDIFHTIVVGEELSRSGSGGIVAGLGSLGIGLPPIQHLGTHEQKQRFISPVLAGDKIAALAITEPNTGSDVASIETRAVRDGDYYIVNGSKMFITSGTRADIITTAVRTGGPGHAGVSMLVIESDSPGFHVSKKLKKMGWRCSDTAELSFQDCRVPVANLLGNEGDGFLAIMQNFEQERLSLAVMAYSSALLAWEESLNYAKQRVVFGKPLITKQVIRHKLAQMLTKVEIARDYVYSVAARMKAGQKCIREISMAKNFAVEVCDYVANEAVQIHGGMGYMRECVVERIYRDSRILGIGGGTNEIMNEIICKTSGIG